Proteins co-encoded in one Papaver somniferum cultivar HN1 chromosome 5, ASM357369v1, whole genome shotgun sequence genomic window:
- the LOC113282914 gene encoding histidine--tRNA ligase, chloroplastic/mitochondrial-like: MAANATHQFLKILSSKALNPTLSLPLTQIRKFPISQNPRNYTSVLQAAVNDNVGSSSGGRSGGLSSPPPPPVNEISERIDINPPKGTRDFPPDEMRLRTWLFQNFREVSRLFGFEEIDFPVLESEALYIRKAGEEIRDQLYSFEDRGGRRVALRPELTPSLARLVLQKGKSSPLPFKWFAIGQCWRYERMTRGRRREHYQWNMDIIGVPGVAAEAELISSMVTFFKRLGITSADVGFKVSSRKVLQEVLHSYSIPENLFGKVCITIDKLEKIPIDEIKKDLKLVGMTEEAIEELLQVLSVNSLSELEEILGSSGDAIAELKQLFSLADKFGYSDWIQFDASVVRGLAYYTGIVFEGFDRKGKLRAICGGGRYDRLMSTFGGDDVPACGFGFGDAVIMELLKEKGLVPELTPAVENIVCALDQELQGAASLVATKLREKGQSVDLVLENKPMKWVFKRAEKINAGRLILIGKNEWEKGLVRIKNLATFEQCDIELDKLE, encoded by the exons ATGGCTGCAAACGCAACCCACCAATTTCTCAAAATTCTATCTTCTAAAGCCCTAAACCCTACATTATCATTACCATTGACTCAAATTCGAAAATTCCCAATTTCTCAAAACCCCAGAAACTATACTTCAGTTTTACAagctgctgtaaacgataatgTTGGTAGTAGTAGTGGAGGTAGATCTGGAGGTCTTTcatcacctcctcctcctcccgtTAATGAGATTTCTGAGAGAATTGATATTAATCCTCCTAAAGGAACTAGAGATTTTCCTCCTGATGAAATGCGACTTCGGACTTGGCTTTTTCAGAATTTCAGAGAG GTTTCTCGATTGTTTGGGTTTGAAGAGATTGATTTCCCTGTACTTGAATCTGAAGCTCTCTATATTAGAAAAGCTGGGGAAGAAATTAGAGACCAG TTATATAGTTTTGAGGATAGAGGAGGTCGTCGTGTTGCGTTGAGGCCGGAGCTTACTCCTTCATTGGCAAGACTTGTGCTGCAGAAAGG AAAATCTTCCCCACTCCCATTCAAATGGTTCGCAATAGGACAGTGTTGGCGTTACGAGCGTATGACTAGGGGACGTCGTCGTGAGCATTACCAGTGGAATATGGATATTATTGGTGTTCCTGGAGTTGCG GCTGAAGCAGAGCTCATTTCTTCAATGGTCACTTTCTTTAAACGATTGGGGATCACATCAGCAGATGTTGGCTTTAAAGTTTCCAGTCGAAAG GTTCTACAAGAAGTGCTTCATAGTTATTCTATACCAGAAAATTTATTTGGCAAAGTTTGCATCACCATTGACAAG TTGGAGAAGATTCCTATCGACGAGATTAAAAAAGACCTGAAGTTAGTTGGAATGACAGAAGAAGCTATTGAAGAACTGCTGCAAGTTCTGTCTGTAAACTCATTGTCTGAACTGGAAG AGATACTTGGATCTTCAGGGGATGCTATTGCTGAATTGAAACAACTGTTTTCACTTGCTGATAAATTTGGTTATTCTGATTGGATTCAGTTTGACGCATCTGTTGTCCGAGGACTCGCTTACTACACTGGAATCGTATTTGAG GGATTTGATAGAAAAGGGAAGCTGAGAGCAATCTGCGGTGGTGGACGATATGATCGCCTAATGTCTACATTTGGAGGTGATGATGTTCCAGCCTGCGGGTTTGGATTTGGAGATGCTGTCATTATGGAA TTGCTCAAGGAAAAGGGACTTGTACCAGAGCTAACTCCTGCTGTGGAAAATATTGTATGCGCACTGGATCAAGAACTTCAAGGAGCAGCTTCCTTAGTAGCGACCAAACTTAGAGAAAAGGGCCAAAGTGTCGATCTTGTCTTGGAGAACAAACCTATGAAATG GGTGTTTAAGCGTGCAGAGAAGATTAATGCTGGAAGGTTGATCTTGATAGGGAAAAACGAATGGGAAAAGGGACTGGTTCGAATAAAAAATCTAGCTACTTTTGAGCAATGTGATATCGAACTAGACAAATTGGAGTAA
- the LOC113282913 gene encoding glycine-rich RNA-binding protein 4, mitochondrial-like, with protein sequence MAFASKLGSLVRQANGQGSLASMYNAVRCMSGGPGGSKLFIGGLSYDTDDNQLKAAFDNFGVVTDARVITDRDSGRSRGFGFVSYSCEENASQALTMDGQDLGGRIIRVSYANERPPRNFGGGGYGNNGGGGYGGGGRNDGF encoded by the exons ATGGCTTTTGCTAGTAAACTTGGGAGCCTTGTGAGGCAAGCAAATGGACAGGGTTCTTTGGCATCTATGTACAATGCTGTCCGGTGCATGTCAGGAGGGCCTGGAGGATCAAAGCTGTTTATTGGAG GTCTTTCTTATGATACCGATGACAATCAACTTAAGGCAGCATTCGACAACTTTGGTGTAGTTACCGACG CTCGAGTTATCACGGACAGAGATTCCGGGAGGTCAAGGGGCTTTGGATTTGTCAGCTACAGCTGTGAAGAAAATGCTAGTCAAGCTCTTACTATGGACGGTCAG GATCTTGGTGGAAGAATTATCCGTGTAAGCTATGCTAATGAGAGACCTCCCCGGAACTTTGGTGGCGGTGGCTATGGGaacaatggtggtggtggttatggaGGCGGCGGAAGAAATGACGGTTTCTAA
- the LOC113282912 gene encoding UDP-glucuronate 4-epimerase 6-like, which translates to MKQSSMASSSLEDTSKTTKLERYNSYLRRVNHTKLLAASSKLLFRVTLLVALILIFFFTLNYPPLSSSDNNYTHHAPLHHTNFLSSSFYTSGGGAAWEKQVRHSATPRRPNGFSILVTGAAGFVGTHCALALKKRGDGVLGLDNFNSYYDPTLKRARQAMLFKHQVFIVEADLNDADLLTKLFDIVPFTHILHLAAQAGVRYAMENPQSYVHSNIAGYINLLEVAKNANPQPAIVWASSSSVYGLNTENPFSESHRTDQPASLYAATKKAGEEIAHTYNHIYGLSLTGLRFFTVYGPWGRPDMAYFFFTKDILQGKPINIYKTHDEKDVARDFTYIDDVVKGCLGALDTAEKSTGSGGKKKGPAQLRVYNLGNTSPVSVAKLVSILEGLLNVKAKKHVIKMPRNGDVPYTHANVSLAYHDFGYKPTTDLSAGLRKFVKWYVGYFGIESRVKKGSLDD; encoded by the coding sequence ATGAAGCAATCATCAATGGCATCATCTTCATTAGAAGACACAAGTAAAACCACAAAACTCGAACGATACAACAGCTATCTCCGTCGTGTAAATCATACGAAACTATTAGCAGCTTCATCTAAACTTCTTTTCAGGGTAACACTTCTTGTTGCGTTGATTCTTATCTTCTTTTTCACTCTAAATTACCCACCACTATCTTCTTCTGATAATAATTATACCCATCATGCCCCTCTTCACCATACAAATTTCTTATCATCAAGTTTCTACACCAGTGGTGGTGGTGCTGCGTGGGAGAAACAAGTTCGTCATTCCGCCACGCCTCGTCGGCCTAATGGGTTTTCGATCTTGGTCACCGGAGCTGCTGGTTTTGTTGGTACTCATTGTGCACTTGCTTTGAAAAAGAGAGGTGATGGTGTCTTAGGATTGGATAATTTCAATTCTTATTATGATCCGACTCTGAAGAGAGCTCGTCAGGCTATGTTGTTTAAACATCAGGTTTTTATCGTGGAAGCCGATTTGAATGATGCTGATTTGCTTACTAAATTGTTCGATATCGTTCCGTTTACTCATATTCTTCATTTAGCTGCACAAGCCGGTGTCAGATACGCAATGGAAAATCCGCAATCGTATGTGCATTCCAATATTGCCGGATACATAAATCTATTGGAAGTTGCGAAAAATGCGAATCCACAACCAGCGATCGTCTGGGCGTCGTCGAGCTCAGTTTACGGATTGAATACTGAAAACCCATTTTCTGAATCTCACAGAACAGATCAACCTGCATCACTGTACGCTGCAACTAAGAAAGCCGGTGAAGAAATTGCACATACTTATAATCATATCTACGGTCTTTCGCTCACCGGGTTGCGTTTCTTCACTGTCTACGGTCCATGGGGTAGACCGGACATGGCTTATTTCTTCTTCACCAAAGATATTCTACAGGGAAAGCCAATCAACATTTACAAGACCCATGATGAAAAAGACGTCGCCCGTGACTTCACGTACATCGACGATGTGGTTAAAGGTTGTCTAGGAGCATTGGATACAGCTGAAAAGAGTACAGGAAGTGGTGGTAAGAAGAAAGGTCCTGCACAGCTAAGGGTATACAATTTGGGCAATACATCGCCGGTATCAGTAGCTAAATTGGTGTCGATTCTTGAAGGATTGCTGAATGTTAAAGCCAAGAAACATGTGATCAAGATGCCAAGAAATGGTGATGTTCCTTATACTCATGCTAATGTGAGCTTAGCTTATCATGATTTTGGGTATAAACCTACTACTGATTTATCAGCTGGTTTGAGGAAATTTGTCAAATGGTATGTTGGTTATTTTGGTATTGAATCGAGGGTAAAGAAGGGAAGTCTTGATGACTAG